Below is a genomic region from Nitrospiraceae bacterium.
AATTATTACACCGATCACACTCCGGATGAGTCAAATGCGGCTGGACGAATTGCCCGATATGCCTGGGGAAAGGACTATCACGGGTTCATGAAGGATCGGCTAAGACAGTTAGAAAATTTTCTTCATTCACACGTACCGGATATTCAGACGCGGAGTTATGTGGATACCGGGCCCATCATGGAAAAACCGTGGGCCCAGGAGGCCGGAATTGGCTGGATCGGCAAACATACCAATATTGTTTCCACCGAGTTTGGGTCTTGGTTATTGCTCGGAGAAATACTAACGACCTTGCAGTTGGATAGTGATGAACCCGCCATGGATTTATGTGGAACCTGCTCGCTCTGTATTCAGGCTTGTCCCACCGGCGCCATCGTGGAACCCTATCTCCTTGATGCGGAACGATGCATCTCGTATTTGACGATTGAATACCGTGGTAGTGCAGATGACCTGCCAGCCGAACTGAGAAAAAAAACAGGCAATAGGATTTTTGGCTGTGACGATTGTTTGGACATTTGTCCTTTTAATGTGAATGCAAAAGCTACTACGGAACCAGGATTCCAACCATCTCCATGGACATTACATCCCCGATTACCTGAATTGGCGAAACTGACCAAAGATGAATTTCAATCGCTCACGATAGGAAGCCCCTTGCGTCGCCCTAAGCATGAGGGCTTTATCCGAAATGTACAGATTGGACTCGATAATCACGCTCCACATATTCCTTTATCGTAATTCGATTATGGTCACACCGTCTCCTCCCTCGGCTGGATCACCGGGTCGAAAGCTTTGAATATAGGGAGAGGATTGACAAAAATTTCGAATTCCTATTTTGAGTGCGCCAGAACCCTGGCCATGGATGACTTTAAGGTATTTGGCTTGGTTGATCAGAGCATGGTCTAGGGCCGCCAGCGTCATCTCCATCGCATCGTCCAGCCGAAACCCACGAACATTCAATTCCTGTGGATATTGCCCGGGTGCCTGATGAGAGCTTGGGGGATTCGTCTCAGTGGAAATGGTGTAGAGAGATCGTTTCCGACTCAATTGCTGTGGCCCTGACAGGG
It encodes:
- the queG gene encoding tRNA epoxyqueuosine(34) reductase QueG, which translates into the protein MPPRLILANKIKEEARRLGFDAVGITRLPPPLPTMPFSPAQNTISHAEESITLRLWERLKKWLDLGFHGTMEWMAKDPKRRSNPEEVLPGCQSLIVVGMNYYTDHTPDESNAAGRIARYAWGKDYHGFMKDRLRQLENFLHSHVPDIQTRSYVDTGPIMEKPWAQEAGIGWIGKHTNIVSTEFGSWLLLGEILTTLQLDSDEPAMDLCGTCSLCIQACPTGAIVEPYLLDAERCISYLTIEYRGSADDLPAELRKKTGNRIFGCDDCLDICPFNVNAKATTEPGFQPSPWTLHPRLPELAKLTKDEFQSLTIGSPLRRPKHEGFIRNVQIGLDNHAPHIPLS